In the Hordeum vulgare subsp. vulgare chromosome 7H, MorexV3_pseudomolecules_assembly, whole genome shotgun sequence genome, one interval contains:
- the LOC123410840 gene encoding G-type lectin S-receptor-like serine/threonine-protein kinase LECRK2, which translates to MKPTGISPSFSRHLGPLLVLLLHQAHLLVANVLTTGSTPLRPPNYITCSSGEYAFGFRALEADPSRFFLGVWFNINLTQEANPAEQKVVWYAKDPGSDSAVNVMALSVLDIIDGYLSLGDTSGIIIWKNPNPGMLYGADLVLQDSGNLQFLASRDKTVVWESFRDPTDTLLPGQSMGPGSALHSKHSDTDLSRGRFGLYVQDDNNIVFYLMNLAAGSLALDQYNAYWASNTVTNQTQDGNTTLFFDSPGHLYYQTKNGMVHDEIPPLLNSTISYHQHATLDPDGIVRLYTRPKNATGGRNMSWAVMGQFPTEGCKRGTKLQGLCGINSFCVYGPNDRLDCECPSGYSYVNSQLRYMGCTQGFMPQSCDGKNHSAEFGVVKHPNTNWAKSPYERRLHITEDECASYCLNDCLCAAATYDGTYCSKMVSLAGVGRRGGDVAMDTLIKVRTSSPSVPSSPRRILPYVLLGGSAFLLLSAVSSLMLHWYLRTKNTNHDFVRAYTAKELYQATNGFHRLLGRGGFGEVYYGMLKSLHYPEIAVKKLISSNDYSEREFANEVQSIGQIHHRNLVRMVGYCKDRAQRMLVFEFMPGGSLRSFLFQPQRPMWCWRAEAALGIAKGLEYLHEGCNYPIIHCDIKPDNILLDNKKNPKITDFGIARLLSDQQMHTTVTNVRGTRGYIAPEWFQSDRRIDTKVDVYSFGVVLLEMICCRKSQEPVPGQDGDDSVMLFEWAGQLVGDGRTEVLFHSDDDAIEDLVRVERFLCVALWCIEQNPSLRPTMHQVVQMLEGVVEVDTLPAPTSSNCSSPLTSSVDESPLLSGGATLAIE; encoded by the coding sequence ATGAAGCCAACAGGCATTTCGCCCTCTTTTTCCCGCCACCTTGGCCCACTGCTTGTGCTCTTGCTGCACCAAGCTCATCTGCTTGTAGCCAACGTACTCACCACCGGATCGACTCCGCTCAGGCCTCCAAACTACATCACCTGCTCTTCCGGGGAGTATGCGTTCGGGTTCCGTGCCCTCGAGGCTGACCCTAGCCGGTTCTTCCTCGGCGTCTGGTTCAACATCAACCTCACCCAGGAGGCCAACCCAGCGGAGCAGAAGGTGGTGTGGTACGCGAAAGATCCAGGCTCGGACTCGGCCGTCAACGTGATGGCGCTATCCGTGCTCGACATCATCGATGGCTACCTCTCCCTCGGCGACACCAGCGGCATCATCATCTGGAAGAACCCCAACCCTGGCATGCTGTACGGCGCTGACCTCGTGCTTCAGGACTCAGGCAACCTCCAGTTCCTCGCCTCCAGGGATAAGACTGTCGTGTGGGAGAGCTTTCGGGATCCGACCGATACGCTCCTCCCAGGGCAGTCCATGGGCCCTGGATCAGCCCTTCATTCGAAACACTCAGACACAGACTTGTCTCGCGGCCGCTTCGGCCTGTACGTGCAGGACGACAACAATATCGTCTTCTACCTCATGAACCTTGCCGCTGGCAGTCTGGCTCTGGACCAGTACAACGCATACTGGGCGAGCAACACCGTCACCAACCAAACTCAGGACGGCAACACGACTCTTTTCTTCGACTCGCCGGGGCATCTCTACTACCAAACCAAGAACGGCATGGTGCATGACGAGATACCTCCACTTCTGAACTCCACCATCAGTTACCACCAGCATGCAACGCTTGATCCAGACGGCATCGTCCGCCTCTACACCCGGCCGAAGAATGCCACCGGTGGAAGGAACATGTCGTGGGCAGTTATGGGACAGTTCCCAACTGAAGGGTGCAAGAGGGGCACCAAACTCCAAGGTTTGTGTGGCATCAACTCATTCTGTGTATATGGTCCTAACGACCGGCTTGATTGTGAGTGCCCAAGCGGCTACTCCTATGTCAATTCTCAGCTCAGGTACATGGGCTGCACACAGGGGTTCATGCCACAGAGCTGTGATGGGAAGAACCACTCTGCCGAGTTTGGGGTCGTCAAGCACCCGAACACCAATTGGGCAAAATCGCCATACGAGAGACGTTTGCACATtacagaggatgagtgtgcaagctaCTGCTTGAACGACTGCCTCTGCGCCGCTGCTACTTATGATGGTACTTACTGTAGCAAGATGGTATCGTTGGCAGGTGTTGGACGGCGCGGAGGAGACGTTGCCATGGATACATTGATCAAGGTGCGGACGAGCAGCCCCTCGGTGCCGTCGTCACCGAGAAGGATATTGCCTTATGTACTACTTGGTGGCTCAGCATTCCTGTTGCTGTCTGCAGTAAGTAGTCTCATGTTACATTGGTACCTTAGGACCAAGAACACCAACCATGACTTTGTGAGGGCTTACACCGCAAAAGAGCTTTACCAAGCCACCAATGGCTTTCATAGGTTGCTAGGCAGAGGAGGCTTTGGTGAGGTCTATTATGGGATGTTGAAGTCGCTACACTACCCTGAGATAGCAGTGAAGAAGCTCATCAGCTCCAATGATTACAGCGAGAGGGAGTTCGCGAATGAGGTACAGTCCATCGGCCAGATCCACCATAGGAACCTAGTCCGCATGGTTGGTTACTGCAAAGACCGAGCTCAACGGATGTTGGTGTTCGAGTTCATGCCAGGTGGTTCCCTTCGGAGCTTCCTTTTCCAGCCTCAGCGACCGATGTGGTGTTGGCGTGCTGAGGCAGCACTCGGTATTGCCAAGGGCCTAGAGTACTTACACGAAGGATGCAATTATCCAATTATCCATTGTGACATCAAGCCCGACAATATATTGTTAGATAACAAGAAAAATCCAAAGATTACTGACTTTGGGATTGCCAGGCTTCTTAGTGACCAGCAGATGCACACCACGGTGACCAATGTCAGGGGCACAAGGGGGTATATTGCCCCTGAGTGGTTCCAAAGCGACAGGCGCATCGACACCAAGGTTGATGTGTACAGCTTCGGTGTTGTGCTACTAGAGATGATATGCTGCCGAAAGTCCCAGGAGCCAGTGCCTGGTCAGGATGGTGACGACTCGGTCATGCTATTTGAGTGGGCAGGTCAATTGGTTGGTGATGGCAGGACCGAGGTTTTATTTCATAGCGATGATGACGCCATTGAGGATTTGGTCAGAGTGGAGAGGTTTTTGTGTGTTGCTCTCTGGTGTATTGAGCAGAATCCTTCACTCCGCCCGACTATGCATCAGGTGGTGCAGATGCTGGAGGGTGTGGTTGAGGTCGACACTCTACCAGCTCCTACAAGCTCCAACTGTTCATCGCCGTTGACCTCTTCGGTCGACGAGAGCCCTCTGT